One Pleurocapsa sp. PCC 7327 DNA segment encodes these proteins:
- a CDS encoding ATP-dependent Clp protease ATP-binding subunit produces the protein MFEYFNEKAIKAIILAQEEARRAGHNLVGSEHLLLGLIGEETAIAATVLQDLGINLLDTRRIIEELTGKGPGYSPTNIPFTPTVKHIFEQALQEARNLGDKSIGSEHILLAIAAAPDTVAAKVLVRQGIDLAKLRTELIKKAGEKVTAAVGAQENPPIFGRQSQPRAALEEFGTDLTKLAAEGLLDPVVGRTKEVERTIQVLGRRTKNNPVLVGEPGVGKTAIAEGLAQRIVNGDVPEILKDKHVISLDMGLMLAGTRFRGEFEERVKAVVEEVRKAGNIILVIDEIHNLVGAGAMGGAMDAANMLKPALARGELQCLGTTTLDEYRQHIERDPALERRFQPIMVGEPSVEETIEILRGLRKNYEEHHKVKFSDRAIEAAAKLADRYISDRFLPDKAIDLIDEAGSRVHLRHFSRNRGRTRKDEGEFDAPVINPQSLVPVVDEEEIAQIVASWTGIPVTKIAESESHSLLHLEARLHERIIGQEQAIEAVSRAIRRARVGLKDPNRPIASFIFAGPTGVGKTELAKALATYLFGSPDSMIRLDMSEFMESHTVSKLIGSPPGYIGYEEGGQLTEAVRRQPYTVILFDEIEKAHPDVFNMLLQLLDDGRLTDAKGRTVDFKNTLVIMTSNIGSKVIEKGGSGFGFEMAEDRAEAAYDRIRGLVNDELKQYFRPEFLNRLDDIIVFRQLTKSEVQQIADILLKEVAAQLKEQRDITLEVTEAFKALVVQEGYNPSYGARPLRRAIMRLLEDSLAEAILSGRIKDGDTAIADAGDRGEVKVFASQPLDVVVASR, from the coding sequence GTGTTTGAATACTTCAACGAAAAAGCCATCAAAGCCATTATCTTAGCTCAAGAAGAGGCTCGTCGTGCCGGGCACAACTTAGTAGGCAGCGAGCATCTTCTGTTGGGATTAATTGGCGAAGAAACCGCGATCGCTGCAACAGTCCTGCAAGATCTGGGTATTAACCTTCTAGACACGCGACGGATCATTGAAGAATTAACGGGCAAAGGTCCTGGATACAGCCCTACAAATATTCCCTTTACCCCAACAGTCAAACACATTTTCGAGCAAGCGCTCCAGGAAGCTCGTAACTTAGGCGATAAATCAATTGGGTCAGAGCATATTCTACTAGCGATCGCTGCCGCTCCAGATACGGTAGCCGCAAAAGTTCTCGTTCGGCAAGGCATCGATCTCGCCAAACTGCGGACGGAACTGATTAAAAAAGCCGGAGAAAAGGTCACCGCTGCCGTGGGAGCGCAAGAAAACCCCCCGATCTTTGGTCGCCAATCGCAGCCACGCGCTGCTTTGGAAGAGTTCGGAACCGATCTCACCAAACTCGCTGCCGAAGGCCTGCTCGATCCGGTTGTCGGACGGACTAAAGAAGTCGAGCGGACCATTCAAGTCTTAGGTCGCCGTACCAAGAATAACCCCGTTCTGGTGGGCGAACCGGGAGTGGGAAAAACCGCGATCGCGGAGGGACTCGCTCAACGCATCGTCAACGGAGACGTTCCCGAAATCCTCAAAGACAAGCATGTCATTAGCCTCGATATGGGGTTAATGCTTGCCGGAACCCGCTTCCGAGGCGAGTTTGAAGAGCGCGTCAAAGCCGTTGTCGAGGAAGTCCGCAAAGCCGGAAATATTATCCTCGTCATCGACGAAATTCATAACCTAGTCGGTGCTGGAGCAATGGGTGGGGCAATGGATGCAGCTAACATGCTCAAACCCGCTCTTGCCAGAGGCGAATTGCAATGCTTGGGAACGACGACTCTCGATGAATATCGCCAGCATATCGAGCGCGATCCTGCCCTAGAGCGTCGTTTTCAACCGATTATGGTCGGCGAACCTTCCGTCGAAGAAACGATTGAAATTCTGCGCGGATTGCGGAAAAACTACGAAGAACACCACAAAGTTAAATTCAGCGATCGCGCGATCGAAGCCGCTGCTAAACTGGCAGATCGCTATATCTCAGATCGCTTCCTTCCCGATAAAGCGATCGACCTTATCGACGAAGCGGGTTCTCGCGTCCATCTCAGACATTTTTCTAGGAACAGAGGACGGACAAGGAAGGATGAAGGAGAATTCGATGCTCCCGTTATTAACCCTCAATCGCTCGTTCCCGTGGTAGACGAAGAGGAAATCGCTCAAATCGTCGCTTCTTGGACGGGAATTCCTGTTACCAAGATCGCAGAATCGGAGTCCCATTCGTTATTGCATCTAGAAGCAAGGCTGCACGAACGCATCATCGGACAAGAGCAAGCGATCGAAGCCGTTTCTCGTGCCATTCGTCGCGCCAGAGTAGGCTTGAAAGATCCCAACCGACCGATTGCGAGTTTCATCTTTGCCGGACCGACTGGAGTTGGCAAAACCGAACTGGCAAAAGCATTGGCGACCTATCTCTTCGGTTCCCCAGATTCTATGATTCGACTCGACATGTCGGAATTCATGGAATCCCATACCGTTTCCAAGCTGATTGGTTCGCCGCCGGGATACATCGGTTACGAGGAGGGAGGACAACTCACCGAAGCCGTCCGCCGTCAACCTTACACGGTCATCCTCTTCGATGAAATCGAAAAGGCTCATCCCGATGTCTTTAACATGCTCTTGCAGCTTTTGGATGACGGTCGTCTGACCGATGCCAAAGGACGCACGGTAGACTTCAAAAACACCCTCGTCATCATGACCTCGAATATCGGCTCTAAGGTCATTGAAAAGGGAGGAAGCGGATTTGGTTTTGAGATGGCTGAAGACCGCGCTGAAGCAGCTTACGATCGCATTCGCGGCTTAGTCAACGACGAACTCAAGCAATATTTCCGTCCTGAGTTTCTCAACCGTCTCGACGATATCATCGTCTTCCGTCAACTGACGAAATCAGAAGTGCAACAAATTGCCGATATCTTGCTTAAGGAAGTAGCGGCTCAATTGAAGGAACAACGAGATATTACCTTAGAAGTAACCGAGGCGTTTAAAGCGCTCGTCGTTCAAGAAGGATATAATCCCAGCTATGGCGCTCGACCTCTGCGCCGTGCCATTATGAGACTGCTGGAAGATAGTTTGGCTGAAGCTATCCTCTCCGGTCGGATTAAAGATGGAGACACTGCAATCGCCGATGCAGGCGATCGAGGCGAAGTAAAGGTTTTCGCTTCCCAGCCGCTCGACGTTGTGGTTGCTAGCCGTTAG
- a CDS encoding DUF364 domain-containing protein, with amino-acid sequence MTHPQEIYDLLLDYGNTNAQIREVLIGLTWTLCQTESIGLCMSPGTTTRTLPWSGTLVNRSIAELAPWLRSWDSYQATVAMAAINAAINSRSPLPAKAQPLSPQGTANLAVFEHFLPLIRGKRVMIIGRYPGLERYEQEMNLSVIELQPSARDYPAPASEYLLPESEWVFLTAISIVNKTFPRLAELAKDAKLVLMGPTVPWLEELARFGVDYLAGIAVTNAEALRQTVAEGGGVRIFETGVQYRVLELFRDNTA; translated from the coding sequence GAAATCTACGATCTGCTCTTGGATTACGGCAATACGAATGCTCAAATTAGAGAAGTTTTAATCGGCTTAACCTGGACGCTTTGCCAAACCGAATCAATTGGTTTGTGCATGAGTCCGGGAACGACAACTCGTACCTTACCTTGGTCGGGGACTTTAGTCAATAGATCGATTGCCGAATTAGCGCCTTGGTTGCGATCGTGGGATAGCTATCAAGCTACCGTAGCAATGGCAGCGATTAACGCAGCGATTAATAGTCGCTCTCCCCTCCCTGCCAAAGCACAGCCGTTGTCTCCGCAAGGAACGGCTAATTTAGCTGTTTTCGAGCATTTTTTACCTCTCATTCGCGGCAAACGAGTAATGATAATCGGACGCTATCCAGGACTAGAACGCTACGAACAAGAAATGAATCTGAGCGTCATCGAACTTCAACCTAGCGCACGAGACTACCCCGCACCAGCATCGGAGTATCTACTACCCGAATCGGAGTGGGTGTTTTTGACGGCAATTTCTATTGTCAATAAAACCTTTCCCCGTCTGGCAGAGCTAGCCAAAGATGCTAAGCTCGTATTGATGGGACCGACAGTTCCCTGGTTAGAAGAATTAGCTCGATTCGGGGTGGACTATCTAGCAGGGATAGCCGTCACCAATGCAGAAGCACTGCGGCAGACTGTAGCAGAGGGCGGCGGAGTCAGAATTTTTGAAACGGGAGTGCAATACCGCGTGCTGGAATTATTTAGGGACAACACTGCCTAA